The following proteins are co-located in the Syngnathus scovelli strain Florida chromosome 21, RoL_Ssco_1.2, whole genome shotgun sequence genome:
- the LOC125991193 gene encoding leucine-rich repeat, immunoglobulin-like domain and transmembrane domain-containing protein 2, with protein MDGFCVAFGISFLLYIITPGSSTCLKGCSCVDETLGRSLLCMETYMGQIPEDIPHNFTKIRMENCHLTELPPGSFSKLGTLEFLWLNFNDITLMNIKSLQGLANLTELRLQGNKLTSVPWTAFQDTPRLKILDLKHNRLDVLPEYSLKHLPVLTYLDLSFNQLSVISKDVFMNWPLYQKAERVWAKEGSVSNVVLALHDNPWLCDCRLKGFVEFIRAVGPPIILMNSYLLCSGPTSKVDTFFHKIQLKTCTKPVASAPETNINVPPGANVTLSCLVKARPGPSIEWMHSQKIIRGFTATVTPIDEETVNSTLVIPSLYLANGGLYTCLANNFIGNSSAEITVNISTLSNSAPLLPPSPILSPDENTSIDIRIAKQTVYGITVEWRAAMENPAETWFTVHFGKYGSPKRETIYIGPGINSYSVSDLLPVTKYEVCVTLKNHPPREGQCVVFVTGSDVSEMEQRERLIHIVVVVCVMVLSVPVGMYACTTEARFSCAERCGNLWRKSYLWSRNRNRQEAEFQGVESQGPESQGIDSLGAFDSLQAASDEVLCRDLQEKAKKKQKSDDRCKGGSAAYLY; from the exons atggatggcttTTGCGTCGCGTTCggcatttcttttttgttgtacaTCATCACTCCCGGATCGTCAACTTGTCTGAAGGGTTGCTCCTGCGTAGATGAGACCCTAGGAAG GTCTTTGCTCTGCATGGAAACGTACATGGGCCAAATTCCAGAGGACATCCCGCACAATTTCACAAAGATCCGGATGGAAAACTGCCACCTGACGGAGCTACCTCCGGGATCCTTCTCGAAATTGGGTACTTTGGAATTCCTGTGGCTCAATTTCAATGACATCACCTTGATGAACATCAAAAGCCTACAGGGGCTGGCCAACCTGACCGAGTTGCGGCTGCAGGGCAACAAGCTGACTTCGGTTCCGTGGACTGCGTTTCAGGACACGCCGCGACTCAAAATTCTGGACTTGAAACACAATCGTCTCGACGTCCTACCAGAATATTCCTTAAAACACTTGCCTGTGCTGACCTACTTAGATTTATCCTTCAACCAGCTTAGTGTTATATCAAAAGATGTATTCATGAATTGGCCCCTTTACCAGAAAGCAGAGCGAGTTTGGGCAAAGGAGGGCTCGGTTTCCAATGTGGTCTTAGCGCTACACGACAACCCCTGGCTGTGCGACTGCCGCCTGAAAGGCTTCGTGGAGTTCATCCGAGCGGTCGGGCCTCCCATCATTCTCATGAACTCTTATTTGTTGTGTTCGGGCCCCACCTCTAAAGTGGACACATTTTTCCACAAGATCCAGTTGAAAACCTGCACAAAGCCCGTGGCCTCTGCCCCGGAGACTAACATCAACGTGCCTCCAGGAGCCAACGTAACGCTCTCGTGCTTAGTCAAGGCCAGGCCGGGCCCAAGCATTGAGTGGATGCACAGTCAGAAGATTATAAGAGGATTTACTG CTACTGTGACTCCCATTGACGAGGAGACTGTCAACTCTACTTTGGTGATCCCCTCGCTGTACCTAGCGAACGGAGGCCTCTATACCTGCCTGGCCAACAATTTCATTGGCAATTCTTCTGCTGAAATCACGGTGAACATCAGCACTTTGAGTAACTCCGCTCCTCTCCTGCCACCTTCACCCATCCTTTCCCCGGATGAGAACACCTCCATTGACATCCGCATCGCCAAGCAGACGGTTTATGGCATCACCGTGGAATGGCGTGCCGCCATGGAGAACCCGGCCGAAACCTGGTTCACCGTCCATTTTGGAAAGTACGGCTCACCCAAAAGGGAGACCATCTACATCGGACCGGGTATCAACAGCTACTCGGTCAGCGATTTGCTTCCCGTTACCAAATACGAGGTTTGCGTGACCCTGAAGAACCACCCGCCAAGGGAGGGCCAGTGTGTCGTCTTTGTGACGGGAAGTGACGTAAGCGAGATGGAGCAGAGGGAGCGTCTGATTCACATCGTAGTCGTCGTTTGCGTCATGGTGCTGTCCGTGCCGGTCGGCATGTACGCCTGCACCACCGAGGCCCGCTTTAGCTGTGCGGAACGCTGCGGGAATCTGTGGAGGAAGTCATATTTGTGGTCTCGCAATAGGAACCGCCAGGAGGCTGAGTTTCAGGGGGTGGAAAGTCAAGGTCCCGAGAGTCAGGGGATAGACAGTCTGGGCGCGTTCGACAGCCTCCAGGCGGCCAGTGATGAAGTCCTATGCAGGGACTTGCAAGAAAAAGCCAAAAAGAAGCAGAAGTCTGACGACAGATGCAAAGGAGGAAGTGCGGCCTATCTGTATTAA
- the rgrb gene encoding retinal G protein coupled receptor b, with protein MAAYTLPDGFADFDMFLFGSALFVGGVLGFLLNAVTVASFLGVREMRTPSNYLVVNLALADICLNVNGLTAAYASYLRHWPFGQNGCAFHGFQGMIAVLASISFMAAIAWDRYHQYCTRQKLFWTTAMVMSVIIWILSIFWAAVPLMGWGVYDFEPMRTCCTLDYTRGDRDFVTFMLTLVVLYLTFPALTMLSCYSAIHKHFKKVHHHRFNTSLPLRVMLMCWGPYVLMCIYACFRDVTVISPKLRMVLPVVAKTNPIFNALLYSFGNEAYRGGVWYFLTGQKIAEPDLKKSKSK; from the exons ATGGCGGCGTACACGTTACCTGACGGCTTCGCCGACTTCGACATGTTCTTGTTCGGCTCGGCGCTTTTTGTCGGCG GAGTCCTCGGGTTCCTCCTCAACGCCGTCACCGTCGCCTCCTTTCTGGGCGTGCGCGAGATGAGGACACCAAGCAACTACCTGGTCGTCAACTTGGCCCTGGCCGATATTTGCCTCAACGTGAACGGACTCACGGCAGCCTACGCCAGCTACCTTCG ACATTGGCCTTTTGGGCAGAACGGATGCGCCTTTCACGGCTTCCAGGGGATGATCGCCGTCTTGGCGTCCATCAGTTTTATGGCAGCCATCGCTTGGGACCGATATCACCAGTACTGCACCA GACAAAAGCTCTTCTGGACCACGGCCATGGTGATGAGCGTCATCATTTGGATCCTGTCCATCTTCTGGGCTGCGGTCCCTCTCATGGGCTGGGGCGTGTACGACTTTGAGCCGATGAGGACCTGCTGCACGCTGGACTACACCAGAGGAGACAG GGACTTTGTCACCTTCATGCTCACGCTAGTGGTGCTCTACTTGACCTTCCCTGCGCTGACCATGCTGTCGTGCTACAGCGCCATCCACAAACACTTTAAGAAGGTCCATCACCACCGG TTCAACACCAGCTTGCCATTGAGGGTGATGCTAATGTGCTGGGGCCCTTACGTCCTCATGTGCATTTACGCCTGCTTCCGAGACGTCACGGTTATATCTCCAAAGCTACGAATG GTGCTTCCGGTGGTGGCCAAAACTAACCCCATCTTTAATGCGCTGCTCTACTCCTTCGGCAACGAGGCCTACCGCGGAGGCGTGTGGTACTTCCTGACCGGGCAGAAAATAGCCGAGCCGGATCTGAAGAAGTCCAAGTCTAAATAG
- the lrit1b gene encoding leucine-rich repeat, immunoglobulin-like domain and transmembrane domain-containing protein 1b: protein MSRHFSCAFCVALFIFPFMSTSCPAQCNCFFHKLSDGSKARSVLCNDPKITVIPPNFPMDTSKIRIEKTAITRISSGDFRYLGSMEFLWMSFNSLSSLSMDSFQGLTNLDELRLDGNALTSFPWESLSDMPNLKLLDLHNNKISSMPAEALAYIKNITYLDLSSNTLTTIPADVLSLWLSVKPLQEADSSKFILGLHDNPWLCDCRLYDLVQFQKSPRSSVALIDPRLRCSDPESLSGVFFTEAELQRCQGPRVHTAVARVRSSLGNNVLLRCGTVGVPIPELSWNRADGKKINGTIQQEISQEGIIWSILSVPAVSYRDSGKYVCKATNFVGTADAIISLVITDTFRAEETGGAVAKRPRGKKPGGMGRAAYQEKLIARYVPPPTTSPGKPVVQPLDGKGVTGKYEVESYSVSSGSRGRGRGSNPRKPEQVALGNMVANASSLQQAPEKRVVRSVKVIGDTDHTVSLNWRAPTSTNITEFSVLYAVFGERDMRRINVGAGKNRITIDGLVPKTKYIACVCVKGLIPKKEQCVIFSTDEAASASGTQKLINVVVITVACVIAVPLTLIVCCGAIKKRCRKLLGQPSKEIQDSYVTFETLGPGSKTKGTEGEYLTRLTPDESNRLLSARSSVDSEAITRTEGPPNEYFC from the exons ATGAGTCGACACTTTTCTTGTGCGTTTTGCGtggctttatttattttcccattCATGAGCACTTCGTGTCCTGCACAGTGCAACTGCTTCTTCCACAAACTGAGCGACGGTTCCAAAGCCAG AAGCGTCCTTTGCAATGATCCCAAGATCACTGTCATTCCTCCAAATTTCCCCATGGACACCTCCAAAATACGCATTGAGAAGACAGCCATCACGAGGATTTCCAGCGGTGATTTTCGCTACCTCGGCAGCATGGAGTTTCTGTGGATGTCTTTCAACTCCCTGAGCTCTCTCAGCATGGACAGTTTTCAGGGTCTCACgaacctggacgagctgaggctGGACGGTAATGCCCTCACCTCATTCCCGTGGGAGTCTCTGAGCGATATGCCCAATCTGAAGCTACTCGACCTGCACAACAACAAGATCTCCAGTATGCCCGCCGAGGCCCTGGCGTACATAAAGAACATCACTTATCTGGATTTATCTAGCAACACTCTCACCACCATCCCTGCAGATGTCCTCTCGCTTTGGTTAAGTGTAAAACCACTTCAGGAAGCTGATTCTTCCAAGTTCATTCTTG GCCTCCATGACAACCCGTGGTTATGCGACTGCCGGCTTTATGATCTGGTCCAGTTCCAGAAGTCCCCGAGGTCATCGGTCGCTCTAATAGACCCCAGGCTGCGATGTTCCGACCCGGAGAGTCTGTCTGGGGTTTTCTTTACTGAAGCGGAATTGCAGAGGTGCCAGGGCCCTCGGGTGCATACCGCTGTTGCGCGTGTCCGGAGCTCGCTGGGCAACAACGTCCTGCTTCGTTGCGGCACTGTTGGCGTTCCAATCCCTGAGCTTTCTTGGAACCGCGCCGATGGCAAAAAAATCAACGGCACCA TTCAGCAAGAGATCTCACAGGAGGGCATCATTTGGTCCATTTTGAGTGTGCCGGCAGTCTCTTACAGGGATTCGGGAAAGTATGTGTGCAAAGCCACCAATTTTGTGGGAACCGCAGACGCTATCATCTCCTTGGTGATCACAGACACGTTTCGGGCTGAAGAGACAGGCGGTGCGGTTGCCAAAAGACCTAGAGGAAAGAAGCCCGGCGGTATGGGGAGGGCTGCGTATCAGGAAAAGCTTATCGCTAGGTATGTCCCTCCCCCGACGACCTCTCCCGGCAAGCCCGTCGTCCAACCCCTCGACGGCAAAGGCGTCACCGGGAAGTACGAGGTCGAGAGCTATAGCGTCTCCTCCGGCTCCCGAGGACGAGGCCGGGGGTCGAACCCTCGAAAGCCAGAGCAGGTTGCTTTGGGTAACATGGTGGCCAACGCCTCATCCTTACAGCAAGCCCCCGAGAAAAGGGTGGTGCGTTCGGTGAAGGTGATTGGCGATACCGACCACACCGTCTCGTTGAACTGGCGAGCCCCCACGTCCACAAATATCACAGAGTTTAGCGTCCTATACGCCGTGTTCGGCGAGCGGGACATGCGGCGGATAAACGTGGGAGCGGGCAAAAACCGTATCACCATCGACGGCCTGGTGCCTAAAACAAAGTACATCGCTTGCGTTTGTGTCAAAGGCCTGATACCGAAAAAGGAGCAGTGCGTAATCTTCTCGACGGATGAGGCGGCCAGCGCAAGCGGCACCCAGAAACTCATCAACGTGGTGGTCATCACAGTAGCCTGCGTCATCGCAGTGCCTCTCACTCTGATCGTCTGCTGTGGCGCCATTAAAAAGCGTTGCCGCAAGCTCCTCGGCCAGCCGTCCAAGGAAATACAGGACTCCTATGTCACATTTGAGACTCTGGGCCCCGGGTCCAAAACTAAAGGGACGGAAGGCGAGTATCTTACCCGGTTAACCCCGGACGAGTCCAACCGGCTGCTTTCCGCGAGGTCCAGCGTCGATTCCGAGGCCATAACGAGGACTGAGGGCCCACCTAATGAGTACTTCTGCTAA
- the LOC125991187 gene encoding cadherin-related family member 1a isoform X2, which translates to MKLEKKTSAFTFVLLLHFSLGQSDYAPYFYDNGPSGTNGNMALFSISEDTPVGTQIYVLNGSDPEGDPIRYGLTFQMGSTEYFRVDPKSGNVTLVLELDREKQDEISVLVSITDGRNKVVENVRVFVTDVNDEPPRFQNLPFIVDIAEDVIAGSSIYRVLARDKDLGSGGSVSYSLQPTPFSKFAIDAHSGILRVKPGERLDYETTPTHFVTVVAKDGGGKYKGKLQVLSSTATITVNVLDAQDMPPSFVGTPYFGYIYEVSVPGSEIFTVYARDGDQGNPNPIYYSIIDGSDGVFDINSTSGCITLTTHPSLLKNELYEIKVKASEVGAQDLLQDYNIAVVTVRVVDLNNHPPTFYGENGPQSKFEVTMYEHPPSGEILRGFKITVNDSDQGANAKFKLRLVGPSRVLRVVPQTVLNEAQVTIIVEDTSGIDYEKGSTLSFKLLAVELDTPERFSATADIVINLLDTNDNTPKFTSEYYISRVAENSPGGTSVSTVTASDPDSGPWGEVKYSIYGSGSDLFSIHPSTGIISTQPWTTLDAEVRSKFNFYVKAQDSEGKYSLAEVFVTVLDMNDHWPEFEEPLLEKTMIIGTPVKVEAVDDDAESPNNVVEYCIMTADPDNAFDIDAETGEIKLKPYIKSMEIVNNITMEKACKWSLVVEARDQGSPSFSATAVVNIDITEAIPLKGPMAAFLMKSRDNPMKALGMLTFIISLLVGATVLISTAMYMRNAKSQNRVTPARRIIKRRPRHRQPWSFNMPAFKIRNPSEKFLMEDLEGSPKQKSGTQKARPPPPPCAPCLPPPAPANYRPPEWSRAVPTISGALSSKGSKKGNSCRRKEGNMSSALVSELKMRLEQKIIENNQGYY; encoded by the exons GGTCG GCACGCAGATTTATGTCCTCAACGGCAGCGATCCTGAGGGCGATCCCATCCGATACGGTCTGACGTTCCAAATGGGCTCCACAGAGTATTTTAGGGTGGATCCCAAGTCTGGAAACGTGACTCTCGTTCTGGAGCTGGATCGAGAG AAACAAGATGAGATTTCTGTGCTCGTTAGCATCACGGATGGGCGGAATAAA gtGGTTGAAAACGTGAGAGTGTTTGTCACCGACGTCAACGACGAACCGCCCCGGTTCCAAAACTTGCCTTTTATCGTCGATATTGCCGAG GATGTCATAGCTGGCAGCAGCATTTACCGAGTCCTGGCGCGGGATAAAGATCTGGGCTCAGGAGGGAGCGTCTCCTATTCCCTGCAG CCGACGCCATTCTCCAAGTTCGCCATCGACGCCCACAGCGGGatcctgagggtgaaacccggcGAGCGGCTGGACTACGAGACCACGCCCACGCACTTTGTGACAGTGGTGGCCAAG GACGGAGGAGGAAAATACAAGGGCAAACTTCAGGTTTTGTCCTCCACAGCCACCATAACGGTCAACGTTCTCGATGCCCAAGACATGCCTCCATCTTTTGTAGGAACGCCTTACTTTGGCTATATCTACGAAGTCTCCGTTCCC GGCTCAGAGATATTCACCGTGTACGCCAGAGACGGCGATCAAGGGAATCCCAATCCCATTTATTATTCCATCATCGATG GAAGTGACGGCGTCTTTGACATCAACAGCACCAGCGGATGCATCACCTTGACAACGCACCCATCCCTGCTCAAAAACGAACTCTACGAAATTAAAGTCAAG GCATCTGAGGTAGGAGCCCAAGATCTGCTTCAGGACTACAACATTGCCGTGGTGACGGTACGAGTGGTGGATCTCAACAACCACCCGCCCACATTTTACGGCGAGAACGGGCCGCAGAGCAAGTTCGAGGTCACCATGTACGAACACCCTCCCTCGGGCGAGATCCTGCGCGGGTTCAAGATCACTGTTAACGATTCTGATCAA GGGGCAAACGCCAAATTCAAACTGAGACTGGTGGGTCCGAGCCGTGTTCTCCGAGTGGTGCCCCAGACAGTCTTGAACGAAGCCCAGGTGACCATCATCGTGGAGGACACGTCCGGCATTGACTACGAAAAGGGATCAACGCTCTCATTTAAG ctATTGGCGGTGGAGCTCGACACTCCGGAGCGCTTCAGCGCGACGGCGGACATTGTGATCAACCTCCTGGATACTAATGACAACACTCCCAAATTTACGTCAGAGTATTACATCTCCAGGGTCGCAGAGAACTCGCCCGGAGGCACCAGTGTTTCCACTGTTACA GCGAGTGATCCCGATTCAGGACCCTGGGGTGAAGTCAAATACAGCATCTATGGGTCAGGATCAGATTT GTTTTCCATCCACCCGTCGACGGGCATCATCTCCACGCAGCCGTGGACAACGTTGGACGCTGAGGTTCGCTCCAAGTTTAACTTCTACGTGAAGGCGCAAGACTCGGAAGGAAAGTACAGCCTGGCCGAGGTCTTTGTCACCGTGCTCGACATGAACGACCACTGGCCTGAATTTGAGGAGCCGCTACTAGAGAAGACTATGATCATCGGAACGCCCGTCAAAGTAGAG GCGGTGGACGATGACGCAGAGTCGCCCAACAACGTCGTGGAGTACTGCATCATGACGGCGGATCCCGACAACGCGTTTGACATCGATGCAGAAACGGGCGAGATCAAGCTGAAGCCGTACATCAAGTCCATGGAGATAGTGAACAACATCACCATGGAGAAGGCCTGCAAGTGGTCGCTGGTGGTTGAGGCGCGAGACCAAGGTTCTCCGTCATTTAGCGCCACCGCCGTGGTCAACATTGACATCACAGAAGCG ATTCCTCTAAAGGGGCCTATGGCGGCCTTTTTAATGAAAAGCAGGGACAACCCCATGAAAGCGTTGGGCATGCTTACGTTCATTATTAGCTTGTTGGTAGGAGCGACCGTTCTCATCTCCACGGCTATGTACATGCGCAACGCCAAGTCCCAAAACAGGGTGACGCCTGCGCGCCGCATCATCAAGAGGAGACCCAGGCACCGGCAGCCCTGGAGTTTCAACATGCCCGCGTTTAAAATTCGCAACCCCTCCGAGAAGTTCCTCATGGAGGATCTGGAGGGATCCCCCAAGCAGAAGAGCGGCACTCAGAAAGCGAGGCCGCCACCGCCACCCTGCGCCCCGTGTCTGCCCCCGCCGGCCCCGGCCAACTACCGACCCCCCGAGTGGTCCCGTGCTGTTCCCACCATATCTGGAGCCTTGTCCTCCAAAGGCTCAAAGAAAGGCAACTCGTGTCGTCGCAAGGAGGGCAATATGAGCTCTGCGCTGGTTTCCGAGTTGAAAATGAGGCTGGAGCAGAAAATTATAGAAAACAATCAAGGTTATTATTAA
- the LOC125991187 gene encoding cadherin-related family member 1a isoform X1: MKLEKKTSAFTFVLLLHFSLGQSDYAPYFYDNGPSGTNGNMALFSISEDTPVGTQIYVLNGSDPEGDPIRYGLTFQMGSTEYFRVDPKSGNVTLVLELDREKQDEISVLVSITDGRNKVVENVRVFVTDVNDEPPRFQNLPFIVDIAEDVIAGSSIYRVLARDKDLGSGGSVSYSLQPTPFSKFAIDAHSGILRVKPGERLDYETTPTHFVTVVAKDGGGKYKGKLQVLSSTATITVNVLDAQDMPPSFVGTPYFGYIYEVSVPGSEIFTVYARDGDQGNPNPIYYSIIDGSDGVFDINSTSGCITLTTHPSLLKNELYEIKVKASEVGAQDLLQDYNIAVVTVRVVDLNNHPPTFYGENGPQSKFEVTMYEHPPSGEILRGFKITVNDSDQGANAKFKLRLVGPSRVLRVVPQTVLNEAQVTIIVEDTSGIDYEKGSTLSFKLLAVELDTPERFSATADIVINLLDTNDNTPKFTSEYYISRVAENSPGGTSVSTVTASDPDSGPWGEVKYSIYGSGSDLFSIHPSTGIISTQPWTTLDAEVRSKFNFYVKAQDSEGKYSLAEVFVTVLDMNDHWPEFEEPLLEKTMIIGTPVKVEAVDDDAESPNNVVEYCIMTADPDNAFDIDAETGEIKLKPYIKSMEIVNNITMEKACKWSLVVEARDQGSPSFSATAVVNIDITEAVKGRVVSYFLGLSKRPLTVFGICFSLVVTFVLLTVCISTVLYCNSVKKSRINPESNYIKVVRRPK, translated from the exons GGTCG GCACGCAGATTTATGTCCTCAACGGCAGCGATCCTGAGGGCGATCCCATCCGATACGGTCTGACGTTCCAAATGGGCTCCACAGAGTATTTTAGGGTGGATCCCAAGTCTGGAAACGTGACTCTCGTTCTGGAGCTGGATCGAGAG AAACAAGATGAGATTTCTGTGCTCGTTAGCATCACGGATGGGCGGAATAAA gtGGTTGAAAACGTGAGAGTGTTTGTCACCGACGTCAACGACGAACCGCCCCGGTTCCAAAACTTGCCTTTTATCGTCGATATTGCCGAG GATGTCATAGCTGGCAGCAGCATTTACCGAGTCCTGGCGCGGGATAAAGATCTGGGCTCAGGAGGGAGCGTCTCCTATTCCCTGCAG CCGACGCCATTCTCCAAGTTCGCCATCGACGCCCACAGCGGGatcctgagggtgaaacccggcGAGCGGCTGGACTACGAGACCACGCCCACGCACTTTGTGACAGTGGTGGCCAAG GACGGAGGAGGAAAATACAAGGGCAAACTTCAGGTTTTGTCCTCCACAGCCACCATAACGGTCAACGTTCTCGATGCCCAAGACATGCCTCCATCTTTTGTAGGAACGCCTTACTTTGGCTATATCTACGAAGTCTCCGTTCCC GGCTCAGAGATATTCACCGTGTACGCCAGAGACGGCGATCAAGGGAATCCCAATCCCATTTATTATTCCATCATCGATG GAAGTGACGGCGTCTTTGACATCAACAGCACCAGCGGATGCATCACCTTGACAACGCACCCATCCCTGCTCAAAAACGAACTCTACGAAATTAAAGTCAAG GCATCTGAGGTAGGAGCCCAAGATCTGCTTCAGGACTACAACATTGCCGTGGTGACGGTACGAGTGGTGGATCTCAACAACCACCCGCCCACATTTTACGGCGAGAACGGGCCGCAGAGCAAGTTCGAGGTCACCATGTACGAACACCCTCCCTCGGGCGAGATCCTGCGCGGGTTCAAGATCACTGTTAACGATTCTGATCAA GGGGCAAACGCCAAATTCAAACTGAGACTGGTGGGTCCGAGCCGTGTTCTCCGAGTGGTGCCCCAGACAGTCTTGAACGAAGCCCAGGTGACCATCATCGTGGAGGACACGTCCGGCATTGACTACGAAAAGGGATCAACGCTCTCATTTAAG ctATTGGCGGTGGAGCTCGACACTCCGGAGCGCTTCAGCGCGACGGCGGACATTGTGATCAACCTCCTGGATACTAATGACAACACTCCCAAATTTACGTCAGAGTATTACATCTCCAGGGTCGCAGAGAACTCGCCCGGAGGCACCAGTGTTTCCACTGTTACA GCGAGTGATCCCGATTCAGGACCCTGGGGTGAAGTCAAATACAGCATCTATGGGTCAGGATCAGATTT GTTTTCCATCCACCCGTCGACGGGCATCATCTCCACGCAGCCGTGGACAACGTTGGACGCTGAGGTTCGCTCCAAGTTTAACTTCTACGTGAAGGCGCAAGACTCGGAAGGAAAGTACAGCCTGGCCGAGGTCTTTGTCACCGTGCTCGACATGAACGACCACTGGCCTGAATTTGAGGAGCCGCTACTAGAGAAGACTATGATCATCGGAACGCCCGTCAAAGTAGAG GCGGTGGACGATGACGCAGAGTCGCCCAACAACGTCGTGGAGTACTGCATCATGACGGCGGATCCCGACAACGCGTTTGACATCGATGCAGAAACGGGCGAGATCAAGCTGAAGCCGTACATCAAGTCCATGGAGATAGTGAACAACATCACCATGGAGAAGGCCTGCAAGTGGTCGCTGGTGGTTGAGGCGCGAGACCAAGGTTCTCCGTCATTTAGCGCCACCGCCGTGGTCAACATTGACATCACAGAAGCG GTCAAGGGACGCGTTGTTTCGTACTTCCTGGGCCTCAGCAAGCGTCCGCTGACCGTTTTTGGAATTTGTTTCAGCCTTGTCGTGACCTTCGTTTTGCTAACCGTCTGCATATCCACAGTCCTGTACTGTAACTCAGTGAAAAAGTCCAGAATCAACCCAGAGAGTAACTATATCAAAGTAGTCCGCAGACCCAAGTGA
- the slc18a3b gene encoding probable vesicular acetylcholine transporter-B: MNADVGSSGLARSAAVKLSEMGARTKQLGTAMQDPHQQRRVILVIVCVALLLDNMLYMVIVPIIPDYLADLENEQSEHVHVVLHPNGSAYSNGTSAGRDTSNNLDVQIGVLFASKAILQLLVNPLSGTFIDRVGYDIPLLIGLTVMFLSTCIFAFAENYATLFIARSLQGLGSAFADTSGLAMIADKYTEEGERSRALGIALAFISFGSLVAPPFGGVLYEFAGKRVPFLVLAFVCLADGFLFLTVIRPFSNRTRENMPVGTPIYRLMIDPYIAVVAGALTVCNIPLAFLEPTIANWMESTMHSTQWQMGLTWLPAFFPHVFGVYITVKLAARHPNLQWFYGALGLVIIGASSCTVPACKTFGELIAPLCGICFGIALVDTALLPTLAFLVDVRHVSVYGSVYAIADISYSVAYAMGPVVAGQVVHNLGFVQLNLGMGLVNVLYAPALLLLRNVCQMKPSYSERDTLLEEAPQGLYDTIRMEERRTKKKKKKEKGYSSAGNCLPVDENGFDAFKAQRSQSEESSGTEFT; encoded by the coding sequence ATGAATGCCGACGTGGGATCGTCCGGGTTGGCCAGGTCGGCCGCGGTCAAGCTGTCCGAGATGGGCGCGCGCACCAAACAGCTTGGCACCGCCATGCAGGACCCGCACCAGCAGCGACGCGTCATCCTGGTGATCGTGTGCGTGGCGCTGCTGCTGGACAACATGCTTTACATGGTCATCGTGCCCATCATTCCGGACTACCTCGCCGACTTGGAGAACGAGCAGTCGGAGCACGTCCACGTCGTGCTGCACCCCAACGGCAGCGCGTACAGCAACGGCACGAGCGCCGGTCGAGACACAAGCAACAACTTGGACGTCCAAATCGGAGTTCTGTTCGCGTCCAAAGCCATCCTGCAGCTGCTGGTCAACCCCCTCAGCGGCACTTTCATCGACCGGGTGGGCTACGACATCCCACTGCTGATCGGGCTGACCGTCATGTTTCTCTCCACGTGCATTTTCGCCTTCGCGGAGAACTACGCGACGCTGTTCATCGCCAGAAGTTTGCAGGGTCTAGGCTCCGCGTTCGCGGACACATCGGGCCTTGCCATGATCGCCGACAAGTACACGGAAGAGGGCGAGCGCAGCCGGGCGCTGGGCATCGCGCTGGCCTTCATCTCCTTCGGCAGCCTCGTGGCGCCTCCCTTCGGCGGGGTCCTCTACGAGTTTGCCGGCAAGCGGGTGCCCTTCCTGGTGCTCGCCTTTGTGTGCCTGGCGGACGGCTTTCTCTTCCTCACCGTCATCCGGCCCTTCAGCAACAGGACTCGAGAGAACATGCCGGTGGGCACCCCTATCTACCGGCTGATGATCGACCCGTACATTGCGGTggtggccggcgcgctcacggtgTGCAACATCCCGCTGgccttcctggagcccaccatCGCCAACTGGATGGAGAGCACCATGCATTCCACGCAGTGGCAGATGGGCCTGACGTGGCTGCCCGCCTTCTTCCCGCACGTCTTCGGCGTGTACATCACCGTCAAACTGGCGGCGCGCCACCCCAACTTGCAGTGGTTCTACGGCGCGCTTGGCCTGGTTATCATCGGCGCCAGTTCGTGCACGGTGCCCGCGTGCAAGACCTTCGGGGAGCTCATCGCTCCGCTGTGCGGCATTTGCTTCGGCATTGCACTGGTGGACACGGCGCTGCTGCCCACGCTCGCCTTCCTGGTGGACGTGCGCCACGTCTCCGTCTACGGCAGCGTCTACGCCATcgcggacatctcttactcggtgGCGTACGCCATGGGGCCGGTGGTGGCGGGCCAGGTCGTGCACAACCTGGGCTTCGTGCAGCTCAACCTGGGCATGGGGCTGGTCAACGTGCTGTACGCGCCCGCGCTGCTCCTGCTGCGCAACGTGTGCCAAATGAAGCCGTCCTACTCGGAAAGGGACACCTTGCTGGAGGAGGCTCCGCAGGGGCTGTACGACACCATCCGCATGGAGGAGAGGCggaccaagaagaagaagaagaaggagaagggCTACAGCTCGGCGGGCAACTGCCTGCCCGTGGACGAGAACGGCTTCGACGCCTTCAAAGCGCAGCGCTCGCAGTCCGAGGAGTCGTCCGGCACAGAGTTCACTTGA